The Purpureocillium takamizusanense chromosome 11, complete sequence region CATCCCGACCAAAAACAGACAAGCACCGACACCCTATAATCTTTCTGCATGGCCTATTCGGTTCTAAGAAGAACAACAGGGGGATCAGCAAGTACGCTCCTACCCTCGCCATCTGGGCTGAGACAGTCTATCATGGGTTGCCCGTTCATCTGACGATGATATCAGGGCTCTCGCTCGCGATCTCGGCCGATATGTGTACGCCCTGGTAAGTGTGGTTCCTTACTTGGATCTTTAGCTGACAGATTGTACTGACGGCACGCAGGATCTCAGGAATCACGGTGAATCACCTCAGAGCTCCCGGCACGACTatctggccatggccgatgACGTCTCAGCTTTCATTGAAGATCATGGCCTCACCGACACGACAATCATTGGTCACTCCATGTACGTCGCGCCAGTACCCTTCTTTGCCTACCTTGCTTTCGTTCTCTGCCACGTTCAATTTACGAACTGCCAGCCTCTTAGGGGAGCTAAAACCGCCATGACGCTCGCCCTGCGCTCGCCTAATGCTGTTGCCAACATAGTTGCTGTCGACAATGCCCCTGTCGATGCTGCTCTTAGGAATGATTTTTCGCATTACATTCGAGGCATGGAAAAGATTCAGACGGCCGGTGTCACACGACAGGCCCAGGCGGACCAGATACTGCAAAAATACGAGGAGGTGCGCTCACCAACCGCGCCGAGAATACCTCTCCAATCCAATGACAACATATAAACCCTAACCAACGTATGCTACAGTCACTACCGATCCGTCAATTCTTGCTCGGGAACCTTTATCGCCCACCTGGAGAACAAGCTCAGCAGTTCCGTATCCCGCTCAGCATCCTTGCACGGTCTCTGGGTCACCTGGGCGACTTCCCCTTCAAGGATCCGCGCGAGCGTCGATTTGAGAAGCCCGCCTTGTTCATTCGCGGGACGAAGAGCACATATGTGCCAGACGATGTGCTACCTGTTACTGGGCAATTCTTCCCTCTGTTTCGGGTTGCTGATATCGATGCTGGCCATTGGCTGATTTCGGAGCAACCGGAGGCCTTTCGACAGGGTATTCAATAACTCATGACCACCAGATTCCCGTGTACTTGGAGTGCTGACTGTTAACAAATTAGTCGTGGTTGACTTTTTGCGCGACACCGAATAGCTCTCGACCGGCCATGCCCAATTAAATAGCAAAGCCCAAAGCATGCACCGGCGTAGCGTCATATAAATCCCACAAGCACTGGCGGTAATTTTCGAGCCTGTGTCGAGATAGCTTTGATTGCTAAACATGAGATTTACTGCATGTGAGGTATTCCATGCCGAGGTGGAGCAGAAGCAccggctctgctgctggcgtGCTGTGGCTGAGAATTGGCCGCCAACAGTGTCCAAAAGCGCGTACTTGACTCGTGGGCTCCTTCCGAGACGGCTGGTCATTCTGGGTCACCGGAGCAAAGCTCGACCCGATGGGCGTCGATTCTCGAATATGCACTCAAGGGGCTGTGGATCATCTCGGGGatgccagcagcacctcgtGCCGATTGCGCATTGCGTCACGAGCATAGATATGCATAGGACAATGTAGAACCCTTTTACCATTTCATGGGGACATTACCGTAGCCCCCAACCGCCTTAGATGCTACGCCATTTGCGATGACCGAAACAATGGGGTGAGTGAATCACCCGCGAGGGTCCCTGTTCCCCCACGCCTGTTCACAGAAAGCGCCCTTCAAACCTGTTCCAAGACTCGCTCCTTGAACTCTCGCTCAACCTTCTGGCCTTGATCATCCGTTCCCGACTCTCCATGAAGCGCCATCAAGGCACCCAGATCGAACTTAGGCGCCTTCAGTAGCTTAACCTTCCGGATGTGCACCTGTCAAAAGAAATGCGTCAGCGTCTTAGTCTCCAGAAAACGGCCCAAATCGTATGTCTCAGGACGTCAAGTGCCGGCTTACATTCTGCAGAGGGTAGATGCCCTGAGTCGACTTCTCAATCTCGCGGCCGATGACCTCAGGGATCAACTTGGAGGTGAGCTGGGTAAGAGTGCAGCTGGAAGCCTCGCGCTGGATGATGTCCGTCATCTTGCGCCGAATGGCGCGGATCTGCGACGATGCAGCGTAGGTGGTCTTCTTGATCTGGTTGGGTCGTCGCTTGGTGAAGGCAATGGCGAAGAGACGAATAAGGTAGTCATCGGTGGTCTTGACCGTGACATTGGCCTCGATCAGGGTCTGCCACTTGCGAACGAGAGATCGCAGCTTGTCCGAAGTGAAATCGAGGCCATGGAAGTTGGTGAGGCAGTTCTTGCCCTGAACCTCATCCACACGAAGACGGACCTTGCGGAACGCGtggtcctcgtccttctGCAAATCGGCCAGCGAAACttcgacgatgcggccctTGAGGGCGTCGTTCGCGTTCTTCAAACCGGTGGTGCGGTTGACGAGAGTCTTGCCGACACTGAGTGGTAAGTGTTAGCGGCCGTCCGATCATCCCGGGTATAAGGAAATTGTTGATAATGCTGCAATTGCTCGCTCGGCTGCACTCACTCTCGCACGTTGAAGGGGCTGGGAGCCTGAAGAAAGCATATCTGTCAGCACATGCTGGGAGATGCGAGCAAGACAGCATCGAAATCTGTCTCGAGCGGCGTACCTTGATCGAGTACCAGTCCTTGCGGGAGAAGGGGTCGACGGTCTTCTTCTTGAGacccttcttgcccttggagAGCCTCTTGTTCCTACACGCAGTTAGTCTCCAAAATGTGATGCGTCCATTGCTACCAGCACTCACTTTCCAACAGCCATGATTGCTGGCCAACTTGATGATCAGTTGGAGAATCAAAGGTGCTagatgggtgggtggtggaggggcgaGAATAATTTCAATTCTTGTGTGCAGCGACTAGGTCTAAGCGAGCCCAGTCCAAAAAAAAACCACGGGCCATCTATTTTCCCGGACCCCAGTCACGCGCGTACGTCATCACGTGATATGTCACGATCTCAGCTTCATGCATGGGACAAAAAATCTTGGCGCCACTTTCGTGGGAAACATACCCATTCCGCCGAGTTATCCCTTGCTGTCCATGTGGACGGTCTGCACCATTGCACTCTCGCCACGAAACGCACATCAAATTTTTCCAGTTCTCCAGATCATTCACTGTGGAAACCATACGTCTCTCAGTGAACGTTGGCCTTCACTAGGATGCAAGCCTAGTCGTGGTGAGTCATTGATGGCTGCTATCGATTACCGGCTCGAGTGACTGCACACACGATACGAAGTGCACGCATCGAAACTGATCGTCGACATGAAACTGCTCGCTTCAATCTTGAATTGCGCTTTGTCTTGACTGGGTAATTACTTTGTGTTAGTACCTATGaaaggtaggtaaggtaggcaGTGAATAGGTACACAGTAGGTGGTCTGGCATTCGTGCAAAGTACCAAGAAGGTGGAAGAAAGGTACACTCAAAGAGCTCCCAACACCCCTTTCTCTGTACCTTGGGTGCTAAGTGGCCCCTCTTCCCTTTCCTTCTGGTAGTAGCAGTGTTTTACCCACTGAATCAAGAGAGGTTCTTTTCCCTTGGACAATGCCTCTGAGCTTTTACTATCGCCCTCGCGCGGTGCAATTTGACACAAAACATCTCTCCAGGAAgcgactgcggcggcaggtgcATTGATCCCGCTGGTCCTTATAACGGCGTCCTACTAGAAACGTGGAAGCAACCTTGCCTTGTTGTTGCGCTGGTGCTCAACCCCTGTTTCGGTCCTACCGTGGCATATCGTTTTGTGCCGCAAAATAGTTGAGGTCTCGAGTAAGAAGCGTTCAATGAGATGGTCTAGATTCTTCGGACCGATGGTTTCAACCCGGGCAGTCATGGACGAGACCGACGATGTGCACCTGCAAGTCCATCCCGGCACACCTAGCTCAGTTAGGCTCTTTGGTGCCGCATGGCTCCGATATACTCCATTTGTCGAAATTGGGGAAACTGAAGTAACAATCTGGCAGCCCAGTTTGGAGGTTAGTGCTCTGGTCGTCCCCCGGAGCCCGAGGTGCCATCACGACACGTGCCTGATTGAGACTCCTGTGGCAGGTCATCGCCACCATATTTGTCGGCGTGCGCGACAGTGTGTTGCTGCTCCCCGCGAGCATCCATGACCGTGGTCGACTGTTGTAATCGCTCCGACGAACAGTTTGAGGTGATGATCTGCCTCGTAACAGGGTAGATCCAGGCTTTGCTAAGCAATTCAGTTGCCTTCTTTGGACAGGCTGGGTTGACAAGAGAGCCCCGGAGGGCATTGTGTGTTGTGATTGATGGTTCGGTGACGCTCGACCGTAGGAGGCTCGGTCGTTTCGGTCTTGTCCCCATAATGCAGCTCCCTTGTTCAAGGGTTAGCTGGGTGATGGTTGAAAATTCTCAGAAGCAAAGACGCCATCATACCATTAGGTAAATTCATGGTCCTCTGCTACATGCGTCGCTTCTA contains the following coding sequences:
- a CDS encoding uncharacterized protein (COG:S~EggNog:ENOG503NY7B~MEROPS:MER0031610), with the translated sequence MIAFCAVRRRTRWLSVVVPTRQIRAASQDSIAETVRPLVYDLHEPSRPKTDKHRHPIIFLHGLFGSKKNNRGISKALARDLGRYVYALDLRNHGESPQSSRHDYLAMADDVSAFIEDHGLTDTTIIGHSMGAKTAMTLALRSPNAVANIVAVDNAPVDAALRNDFSHYIRGMEKIQTAGVTRQAQADQILQKYEESLPIRQFLLGNLYRPPGEQAQQFRIPLSILARSLGHLGDFPFKDPRERRFEKPALFIRGTKSTYVPDDVLPVTGQFFPLFRVADIDAGHWLISEQPEAFRQVVVDFLRDTE
- the RPS1 gene encoding ribosomal 40S subunit protein S1B (COG:J~EggNog:ENOG503NVFE), which produces MAVGKNKRLSKGKKGLKKKTVDPFSRKDWYSIKAPSPFNVRDVGKTLVNRTTGLKNANDALKGRIVEVSLADLQKDEDHAFRKVRLRVDEVQGKNCLTNFHGLDFTSDKLRSLVRKWQTLIEANVTVKTTDDYLIRLFAIAFTKRRPNQIKKTTYAASSQIRAIRRKMTDIIQREASSCTLTQLTSKLIPEVIGREIEKSTQGIYPLQNVHIRKVKLLKAPKFDLGALMALHGESGTDDQGQKVEREFKERVLEQV
- a CDS encoding uncharacterized protein (EggNog:ENOG503P9IB) — encoded protein: MNLPNGSCIMGTRPKRPSLLRSSVTEPSITTHNALRGSLVNPACPKKATELLSKAWIYPVTRQIITSNCSSERLQQSTTVMDARGEQQHTVAHADKYGGDDLPQESQSDCYFSFPNFDKWSISEPCGTKEPN